A genomic segment from Colletotrichum higginsianum IMI 349063 chromosome 5, whole genome shotgun sequence encodes:
- a CDS encoding Beta-glucosidase 6: protein MAPGESSRPSSHRPRDSSGRKHHKKRRSNAQGSRRPATESGESRDERRSQTLSADALAALNHENTKRRKRRESRDPERDAERAAERAERRRARREQQYRDAPRERPRRAEREEDREAVYEKPRRDHKSRKRRVVSGAVMEEGRSRGHLRGGGWSSSNNSLEKEYLMDDPPQPVKKRKKLWICLGISLVLLIIIIVVAVVVSKNNSNKSSPSKTTLDDGDKDSVPMKWRGTYLDPWSWQDTTDFNVTFTEEMVGDLPVMGLYTDWDDSKRANDKVPALKDSWGSYGSRPARGVNVGGWLNLEPFITPSLFDYDSRLGIIDEYTLCNHLGTRKTAEVLEKHYATFVTESTFKEIADAGLDHVRIPFNYWAIEVYDGDPYLFRTSWRYLLRGIEWARKYGLRVNLDVHGLPGSQNGWNHSGRQGSIGWLNGTDGATNAQRSLDMHDRLSKFFAQDRYKNIIAFYGLANEPRNVDLNNADVVAWTEKAYKLVKNNGIGGIVVFGDGFMGLHNWQGKLTGYSDLALDVHQYVIFNTDQIVYTHKKKVEYACSGWTEQTEQSIDTSTGYGPTLFAEWSQADTDCAKHLTNVGWGNRWTGTYNTGNATTSILEPRCPTEDSKCDCDAANGDAKGFSSDYKKFLQMFAEAQMHSFEKGWGWWYWTWDTESAPLWSYKKGLEAGILPAKAYDRDFDCSGTVPDFSSLPEFYRV from the exons TCTGGCGGCGCTGAACCACGAAAATACAAAGAGGAGAAAGCGAAGGGAGTCGCGGGACCCAGAGCGAGACGCAGAGAGGGCTGCCGAACGAGcggagaggagaagggcgcgACGCGAACAACAGTACAGAGATGCCCCGAGGGAACGTCCGAGGAGGGCGGAACGGGAAGAGGACAGGGAAGCCGTCTACGAAAAGCCGAGGAGGGATCACAAGAGCAGGAAGAGGCGAGTGGTGAGCGGCGCGGTGATGGAGGAGGGACGCTCGCGCGGCCACCtgcgaggcggcggctggaGCAGTTCCAACAACAGCCTCGAGAAGGAGTACCTGATGGACGACCCCCCACAGCCCGTGAAGAAGCGGAAGAAACTCT GGATCTGCCTCGGCATTTCGCTGGTTCTTCTCATCATCATTATTGTAGTAGCGGTGGTGGTCAGCAAGAACAACTCAAACAAGAGCAGCCCGTCAAAGACCAcgctcgatgacggcgacaaAGACAGCGTGCCGATGAAGTGGCGCGGCACATATCTCGACCCGTGGTCGTGGCAGGACACGACAGATTTCAACGTCACCTTTACCGAGGAAATGGTTGGCGACCTGCCTGTCATGGGCCTGTACACCGACTGGGACGATTCGAAGCGGGCCAACGACAAGGTGCCCGCCCTCAAAGACTCCTGGGGATCATATGGGTCACGACCTGCCCGCGGGGTGAACGTCGGCGGGTGGCTCAACCTCGAGCCCTTCATCACGCCCTCTCTTTTCGACTACGACTCGCGGCTGGGCATCATCGACGAGTATACGCTCTGCAACCACCTCGGCACtcggaagacggccgaggtgctcgagAAGCACTACGCGACGTTCGTGACGGAATCGACGTTTAAGGAAattgccgacgccggcctcgaccacGTCCGCATTCCCTTCAACTACTGGGCCATCGAGGTCTACGATGGCGACCCGTACCTCTTCCGCACCTCCTGGCGCTATCTCCTCCGCGGAATCGAGTGGGCTCGCAAGTATGGCCTCAGGGTCAACCTGGACGTCCACGGCCTCCCGGGCAGCCAGAACGGATGGAACCACTCAGGCCGCCAGGGGTCGATCGGGTGGCTCAACGGCACCGACGGCGCGACGAACGCGCAGCGCAGCCTCGACATGCACGACCGTCTGTCCAAGTTCTTCGCGCAGGACCGGTACAAGAACATCATTGCCTTCTATGGGCTGGCCAACGAGCCGCGTAACGTGGATCTGAACAATGCGGACGTGGTGGCGTGGACGGAGAAGGCGTACAAGCTGGTCAAGAAcaacggcatcggcggcatcgtcgtgTTCGGCGACGGGTTCATGGGCCTGCACAACTGGCAGGGCAAGCTGACGGGGTACAGCGACCTGGCGCTCGACGTGCACCAGTACGTCATCTTCAATACGGACCAGATCGTGTACACGCacaagaagaaggtcgaGTACGCATGCAGCGGGTGGACGGAGCAGACGGAGCAGTCTATAGATACGTCGACGGGGTACGGGCCAACGCTCTTCGCCGAATGGTCGCAGGCCGATACGGACTGCGCCAAGCACCTCACCAACGTCGGCTGGGGCAACCGGTGGACGGGCACATACAACACGGGCAAcgcgacgacgtcgatcCTGGAGCCGCGGTGCCCCACCGAGGACAGCAAATGCGACTGCGACgcggccaacggcgacgccaaGGGGTTTAGCAGCGACTACAAAAAGTTCCTGCAGATGTTCGCCGAAGCGCAGATGCACTCGTTCGAGAAGGGGTGGGGGTGGTGGTACTGGACGTGGGATACAGAGAGCGCGCCGTTGTGGAGCTACAAgaagggcctcgaggccggcatcctgCCGGCTAAAGCGTACGATCGGGATTTCGACTGCTCCGGGACCGTGCCGGATTTTAGCAGCCTGCCCGAGTTTTACCGGGTTTGA